A segment of the Bordetella flabilis genome:
CGGTCAGCGATACGCTGGTTTTGGACTTCGACCAGGAAACCTGAGCAGGCACGCCCCCCAACAGAACACAAGGAGACTATCGTGACCGTAGATTTTTTCGCGCGCCACCAGGCTGTCCTGGAAGAAGCCGTGCGCGCGGCGGCCAGCCGCGCATATTGGACGCCTTTTCCCGAGTCGCCCAGCCCACGCAACTATGGCGAAACGGCGAACGAGGAGGGGCGCCGGGCGTTCGAAGCCGTGCTGGGCACGGACTTTCCACTGGACCTGCCCGGCGCGACTCGCATGCCGGGCGACGAGGCGTCGCCCTTCGGCCTCGACCTGAACGTCGCGTATCCGCGCCTGTCTCCAGAACAGGCCGTGGGTGCGGCCGCGCGCGCGCTGGCCGAATGGCGCCGCGCCGGCCCGCAAACCTGGGTCGGTGTATCGCTGGAAATCCTGCATCGTCTCAATCGCGCCAGCTTCGAGCTTGCGTACGCCGTGCAGCACACGAGCGGACAGGGCTTCATGATGGCGTTCCAGGCGGGCGGGCCGCACGCCCAGGACCGCGGCCTGGAGGCCGTCGCGTATGCCTGGAAAGAGATGGCCGGCATACCGCAGCAGGCGCGCTGGGAGAAGCCGCAGGGCAAGCAGGAACCACTGCGCATGGAGAAGCAGTACACCATCGTCCCGCGCGGGGTGGCGCTGGTTATCGGATGCTCCACTTTTCCTACCTGGAACAGCTATCCCGGCCTTTTCGCCAGCCTGGCCACCGGCAATACGGTCATTGTCAAGCCGCATCCGACGGCCATTCTGCCTTTGGCAATTACGGTGCGCATCGCCCGTGAGGTGCTGGCCGAGGCGGGCGTCGATCCGGATGTCGTGCAACTGGCGGTGCACGCCGTCGGGGACGACACCGCCCAGGTACTGGCCACGCATCCGGAGGTACGGATCGTCGACTTCACCGGCGGCAAGGCGAACGGCGAGTGGGTGGAGCAGCACGCACGGCAGGCGCAGGTCTATACCGAGAAGTCCGGCGTGAACGCGGTCATCGTGGACTCGGCCGACGATGTCAAGGCAGTGGCGCGCAACCTGGC
Coding sequences within it:
- the paaN gene encoding phenylacetic acid degradation protein PaaN, which translates into the protein MTVDFFARHQAVLEEAVRAAASRAYWTPFPESPSPRNYGETANEEGRRAFEAVLGTDFPLDLPGATRMPGDEASPFGLDLNVAYPRLSPEQAVGAAARALAEWRRAGPQTWVGVSLEILHRLNRASFELAYAVQHTSGQGFMMAFQAGGPHAQDRGLEAVAYAWKEMAGIPQQARWEKPQGKQEPLRMEKQYTIVPRGVALVIGCSTFPTWNSYPGLFASLATGNTVIVKPHPTAILPLAITVRIAREVLAEAGVDPDVVQLAVHAVGDDTAQVLATHPEVRIVDFTGGKANGEWVEQHARQAQVYTEKSGVNAVIVDSADDVKAVARNLAFSLTLYSGQMCTAPQNIYVPRDGIRTARGHVGFDEVAGEIAAALENLTADAAKAPELLGAIQSPATEARIEAAEELGLPVLAQSRPLVHSQFPKARIRTPLLLRAEAGHPAIQREWFGPVAFVVATDSTAHSIALAGAGARTHGALTLSAYTTDQAVAQAVRETAEQAGVSLSLNLTGGIFVNQSAAFSDFHGTGANPAANAALCDTAFVASRFRVVQTRWHV